From Pseudomonas vanderleydeniana, the proteins below share one genomic window:
- a CDS encoding AraC family transcriptional regulator: protein MYASLTRFQPCDLPTLLSSLQAIAPLLDTLADVVFFIKDPEARYAFANQTLARRCGFKHTEQLLGLTADRVFPERFGASYTEQDRRVLDSGRELADQLELHLYYGNQPIWCLTHKVPLRDRQGQIVGLAGISRDLQLPQSNHPSFQKVAAVDAHIREHFSQPISLAELTRIAGLSVAQLERQCKRIFQLTPRQMIHKARLEEASQLLLQTDLPITEIALRCGYTDHSAFSRQFRALTGLSPSHYRETHRQS, encoded by the coding sequence ATGTATGCCTCGCTCACCCGCTTCCAGCCCTGCGACCTGCCCACTCTGCTCAGCAGCCTGCAGGCCATCGCACCGTTGCTCGACACCCTGGCGGACGTGGTGTTCTTCATCAAGGACCCCGAGGCGCGCTACGCCTTCGCCAACCAGACCCTGGCCCGACGCTGCGGTTTCAAGCACACCGAACAATTGCTGGGCCTGACCGCCGACCGAGTGTTCCCCGAGCGTTTCGGCGCCTCCTATACCGAGCAGGATCGCCGGGTGCTGGACAGTGGTCGCGAACTGGCCGACCAGTTGGAGTTGCACCTCTACTACGGCAACCAGCCGATCTGGTGCCTGACCCACAAGGTGCCGCTACGTGATCGGCAAGGACAGATCGTGGGGCTGGCCGGAATCTCCCGCGACCTGCAACTGCCGCAATCGAACCACCCTTCCTTTCAGAAGGTCGCGGCGGTGGATGCACATATCCGCGAACACTTCTCCCAGCCGATCAGCCTGGCCGAGCTGACCCGCATCGCCGGCTTGTCGGTGGCTCAGCTGGAGCGCCAGTGCAAACGCATCTTCCAGCTCACGCCACGGCAGATGATTCACAAGGCGCGCCTGGAAGAAGCCTCGCAACTGCTGTTGCAGACCGACCTGCCGATCACCGAGATCGCCCTGCGCTGCGGGTATACCGATCACAGCGCGTTCAGCCGCCAGTTCCGCGCGTTGACCGGGTTGTCGCCAAGCCATTACCGCGAGACGCACCGGCAAAGCTGA
- a CDS encoding NAD(P)/FAD-dependent oxidoreductase: protein MIETTDLLIIGAGPAGIAAALAAAPSGARITLIDDNPLAGGQIWRDGPQAKLPTLARQLRQDLQHHTNVRHYPATRVIAQSGARQLLLEDPQRGWRIHYDKLILCTGARELLLPFPGWTLPGVTGAGGLQALIKGGLPVSGQRLVIAGSGPLLLASAATARQAGADILRVAEQAPRSAVAGFAAQLPRWPHKALQAFGLFDRHYRTDTHVLAALGSDRLEGVRLSQRGQIVELACERLACGFGLIPNTQLGQALGCALDGHALAVDEWQTSSLVDHYAAGECTGFGGSELALVEGAIAGHAAVGDRDAARALWSRRKRWQGFADTLNHAFALDPRLKSLAQPDTLVCRCEDVTYAALSGHRDWREAKLASRCGMGACQGRVCGGATSHLFGWQQAAPRPPFSPARIDTLLCLDDTPPA from the coding sequence ATGATCGAGACCACCGACCTGTTGATCATCGGTGCCGGCCCCGCCGGTATCGCAGCAGCCCTCGCCGCCGCGCCCAGCGGCGCCCGGATCACACTGATCGATGACAACCCGTTGGCCGGCGGGCAGATCTGGCGCGACGGGCCACAGGCCAAGCTGCCGACCCTGGCCCGGCAACTGCGCCAGGACCTGCAGCATCACACCAACGTACGGCACTACCCGGCCACGCGGGTCATCGCCCAGAGTGGCGCCAGGCAACTGCTGCTCGAAGACCCGCAACGCGGCTGGCGGATCCACTACGACAAGCTGATTCTCTGCACCGGCGCTCGTGAACTGCTGCTGCCCTTTCCCGGCTGGACCCTGCCCGGCGTCACCGGTGCAGGGGGCCTGCAGGCGTTGATCAAGGGCGGACTGCCGGTGAGCGGCCAACGCCTGGTGATCGCCGGCAGCGGTCCCTTGTTGCTGGCCAGCGCCGCCACAGCCCGACAGGCCGGGGCAGACATCCTGCGGGTCGCCGAACAGGCACCCCGATCCGCCGTCGCCGGCTTTGCCGCACAACTGCCCCGCTGGCCGCACAAGGCGCTGCAGGCCTTCGGCCTGTTCGATCGGCATTACCGCACCGACACCCATGTCCTGGCCGCCCTCGGCAGCGACCGCCTGGAAGGCGTACGCCTGAGCCAACGCGGCCAGATCGTCGAGTTGGCTTGCGAGCGACTGGCCTGCGGCTTCGGCCTCATCCCCAACACCCAGCTCGGCCAGGCCCTGGGCTGTGCACTCGACGGCCACGCCCTCGCCGTCGATGAGTGGCAGACCAGCAGCCTGGTCGATCATTACGCAGCCGGTGAATGCACCGGTTTCGGCGGCAGCGAACTGGCACTGGTCGAAGGCGCCATTGCCGGCCATGCGGCTGTCGGTGATCGGGACGCCGCCCGTGCGCTGTGGTCACGCCGCAAACGCTGGCAAGGCTTTGCCGACACGTTGAACCACGCCTTTGCCCTGGATCCGCGGCTCAAGTCCCTGGCCCAACCGGACACCCTGGTCTGTCGTTGCGAGGATGTCACCTACGCGGCGCTGAGCGGCCACCGAGACTGGCGCGAAGCGAAGCTGGCCAGTCGCTGCGGCATGGGCGCCTGCCAGGGGCGCGTGTGTGGCGGTGCCACCTCGCACCTGTTCGGTTGGCAACAGGCAGCACCCCGCCCACCGTTCAGCCCGGCCCGCATCGACACCCTGTTGTGCCTGGACGACACACCCCCGGCATGA
- a CDS encoding (2Fe-2S)-binding protein, whose protein sequence is MPELTLDGRALRVAEGTTVAAALALGGDGCSRTSVSGRRRAPLCGMGICQECRVSIDGDRRLACQTLCQDGMRVETGA, encoded by the coding sequence ATGCCTGAACTGACACTGGACGGTCGCGCCCTGCGCGTCGCCGAAGGCACCACCGTCGCGGCGGCATTGGCCCTGGGGGGTGATGGTTGCAGCCGGACCTCGGTCAGCGGTCGCCGCCGCGCACCGCTGTGCGGCATGGGCATCTGCCAGGAATGCCGGGTCAGCATCGACGGCGATCGCCGCCTGGCCTGCCAGACCCTGTGCCAGGACGGCATGCGCGTGGAGACCGGAGCATGA
- a CDS encoding NAD(P)/FAD-dependent oxidoreductase yields the protein MNEGTVADVIVIGAGIVGAACAQALARRGLDVLVLDAGLPNATAAGMGHLLVLDDNPAELALSQYSVQRWREHAPDLPEGCAYRNNGTLWIAANAEEMAVAETKYHNLRAHGIGCELLDGQALHEREPQLREGLEGGLLIQGDGILYAPATARWMLETPGIRQRRARVSEVDGHRVRLDNGHWLAADAVVLANGVQADELCPELPIEPKKGHLLITDRYPGSVTHTLVELGYVTSAHNAKGPSTACNIQPRPTGQLFIGASRQFGTRDLTVESWMLAKMLKRAVEYLPGLARLNAIRAWTGLRAASPDGLPLVGEHPQRKGLWLAVGHEGLGVTTAPGTADLLVAQLFNETPPLDITPYLPQRFPGVSSHA from the coding sequence GTGAACGAAGGCACGGTCGCCGACGTGATCGTCATCGGTGCCGGCATCGTCGGCGCCGCCTGTGCCCAGGCCCTGGCCCGGCGCGGCCTCGACGTGCTGGTGTTGGACGCCGGGCTGCCCAATGCCACGGCGGCGGGCATGGGCCATTTGCTGGTACTCGACGACAACCCGGCCGAGCTGGCGCTGAGCCAATACTCGGTGCAACGCTGGCGCGAGCACGCGCCCGACCTGCCCGAAGGCTGCGCCTATCGCAACAACGGCACGTTGTGGATCGCCGCCAACGCCGAGGAGATGGCGGTGGCCGAGACCAAGTATCACAACCTGCGCGCGCACGGCATCGGCTGTGAACTGCTCGATGGCCAGGCGCTGCACGAGCGCGAACCGCAATTGCGCGAAGGACTCGAGGGGGGTCTGCTGATCCAGGGCGACGGCATTCTCTATGCCCCGGCCACGGCGCGCTGGATGCTGGAGACCCCGGGCATCCGCCAGCGCAGGGCACGGGTCAGCGAAGTCGACGGCCATCGCGTACGGCTCGACAACGGTCACTGGCTGGCAGCCGATGCGGTGGTCCTGGCCAATGGCGTACAGGCTGACGAGCTGTGTCCGGAGCTGCCCATCGAGCCGAAGAAGGGCCACCTGCTGATCACCGACCGCTACCCCGGCAGCGTCACCCACACCCTGGTCGAACTGGGTTATGTCACCAGTGCCCACAACGCCAAGGGCCCCTCCACCGCCTGCAACATCCAGCCGCGTCCGACCGGCCAGTTGTTCATCGGCGCCTCGCGGCAGTTCGGCACCCGCGACCTCACGGTCGAAAGCTGGATGCTGGCGAAGATGCTCAAGCGCGCGGTCGAGTACCTGCCGGGATTGGCCCGGCTCAACGCCATCCGCGCCTGGACCGGCCTGCGCGCGGCCAGCCCCGATGGCTTGCCGCTGGTAGGTGAGCATCCGCAGCGCAAGGGCCTGTGGCTGGCCGTCGGCCATGAAGGACTGGGCGTCACCACGGCACCCGGCACCGCCGACCTGCTGGTCGCCCAGCTGTTCAACGAAACACCACCACTGGACATCACCCCCTACCTGCCCCAGCGCTTTCCTGGAGTCTCGTCCCATGCCTGA
- a CDS encoding 4-hydroxyproline epimerase has protein sequence MKRITVIDSHTGGEPTRLVTAGFPDLGHGSMAERRQRLAEQHDSWRAACVLEPRGSDVLVGALLCEPVDPQACAGVIFFNNTGYLGMCGHGTIGLVASLAHLGKIGPGTHAIETPVGTVHATLHEDRSVSVRNVPSYRYRRAVALEVEGLGQVVGDIAWGGNWFFLIAEHGLDVASDNLEALTAYTFAVQQTLEQQGIRGEDGGLIDHIELFADDARADSRNFVLCPGKAYDRSPCGTGTSAKLACLAADGKLQPGQTWRQASVIGSEFEGSYETAGERIVPTIRGRAHISAEATLILEQDDPFAWGIRL, from the coding sequence ATGAAACGTATCACCGTGATCGACTCCCATACCGGCGGCGAACCGACCCGCCTGGTGACCGCCGGTTTTCCCGACCTGGGCCACGGCAGCATGGCCGAGCGCCGCCAGCGCCTGGCCGAACAGCACGACAGTTGGCGGGCCGCCTGCGTCCTCGAGCCACGCGGCAGCGATGTACTGGTCGGCGCCCTGCTCTGCGAACCGGTGGACCCGCAGGCCTGTGCCGGCGTGATCTTCTTCAACAACACCGGCTACCTCGGCATGTGCGGCCACGGCACCATCGGCCTGGTCGCCTCCCTCGCCCACCTGGGCAAGATCGGGCCCGGCACCCATGCCATCGAAACCCCGGTCGGCACGGTGCATGCCACCCTGCACGAGGACCGCTCGGTCAGCGTGCGCAACGTCCCGTCCTATCGCTACCGGCGAGCCGTGGCCCTGGAGGTGGAAGGGCTCGGCCAGGTGGTCGGCGATATCGCCTGGGGCGGCAACTGGTTCTTCCTGATCGCCGAGCACGGCCTGGACGTCGCCAGCGACAACCTGGAAGCGCTGACCGCCTACACCTTCGCCGTGCAGCAGACACTGGAGCAGCAAGGTATCCGTGGCGAGGACGGCGGCCTGATCGACCACATCGAACTGTTCGCCGACGACGCCCGCGCCGACAGTCGCAACTTCGTCCTTTGTCCTGGCAAGGCCTACGACCGCTCGCCCTGCGGTACCGGCACCAGCGCCAAGCTGGCGTGCCTGGCGGCGGACGGCAAGCTGCAACCGGGGCAGACCTGGCGCCAGGCCAGTGTCATCGGCAGCGAATTCGAGGGTTCCTACGAGACCGCCGGCGAGCGCATCGTGCCCACCATTCGCGGTCGGGCACACATCAGCGCCGAAGCGACGCTGATTCTCGAACAGGACGATCCGTTCGCCTGGGGCATCCGCCTGTGA
- a CDS encoding GntR family transcriptional regulator has product MSLPKLNLPDLGNAPSTSEIITRHLREAIVAGNFAEDEPIRQDEIARQFNVSKIPVREALKRLEAEGLVMFQRNRGAMVTRLSELELAQMFEVRMLLEDKVLRLAIPNMTDSTFARAERICQEFVGENDVGRWAELNWELHACLYEPAQRPFLVGMIRSVNDKLERYLRMQMSLSAGKERADHEHREIIEACRSRDVERAVKLLDEHIAGVCATLLEHLPRSH; this is encoded by the coding sequence GTGTCCCTACCCAAACTCAATCTGCCAGACCTGGGCAACGCGCCCTCCACCTCGGAGATCATTACCCGCCACCTGCGCGAGGCGATCGTGGCCGGCAACTTTGCCGAGGACGAGCCGATTCGCCAGGACGAAATCGCCCGCCAGTTCAACGTCAGCAAGATCCCGGTGCGCGAAGCGCTCAAGCGGCTGGAGGCCGAGGGGCTGGTGATGTTCCAGCGCAACCGGGGGGCAATGGTCACGCGCCTGTCCGAGCTCGAACTGGCGCAGATGTTCGAGGTGCGCATGCTGCTCGAAGACAAGGTGCTGCGCCTGGCGATCCCGAACATGACCGACAGCACCTTTGCCAGGGCCGAGCGCATCTGCCAGGAATTCGTCGGCGAGAACGACGTCGGCCGTTGGGCCGAACTGAACTGGGAACTGCATGCCTGTCTCTACGAGCCGGCACAGCGGCCGTTCCTGGTGGGGATGATCCGCTCGGTCAACGACAAGCTGGAACGCTACCTGCGCATGCAGATGAGCCTGTCGGCCGGCAAGGAACGCGCCGACCACGAACACCGGGAGATCATCGAGGCCTGCCGCTCCCGGGATGTGGAACGGGCGGTGAAACTGCTCGACGAGCACATTGCCGGTGTCTGCGCGACCCTGCTCGAGCACTTGCCACGGTCACACTGA
- a CDS encoding N-acetylmuramoyl-L-alanine amidase-like domain-containing protein, with the protein MNKMLSILSGLAVGLMLSGFTGASTDAPLKLDDYTLGRINLIESRLASAPQETPGQRIDEISASFLGTPYVPHMLEGSATTAEKLVIDFRGLDCFTYLDYVEALRKSDDLPRFIENVIRTRYEHGDISYVNRKHFFTDWAHATPLNARDVTRETSPASTTVTKVLRTPSAGGQTGQSGSEVTRAINYIPSQFVDEAVISRLHTGDYIGIYTPAQGLDVTHTGIFIMTDKGPVLRNASAQSSHYQVIDSPFLAYVKKTPGIVVLRAL; encoded by the coding sequence ATGAACAAGATGTTGTCGATCCTGTCAGGCCTGGCGGTCGGCCTGATGCTGAGCGGTTTCACCGGGGCATCGACCGATGCACCGCTCAAGCTGGACGACTACACCCTGGGCAGGATCAACCTGATCGAGTCACGCCTGGCCAGTGCCCCGCAAGAGACACCGGGCCAGCGCATCGACGAGATTTCCGCCAGTTTCCTCGGCACGCCCTATGTGCCGCACATGCTGGAGGGTTCGGCGACCACGGCGGAAAAGCTGGTGATCGACTTCCGTGGCCTGGACTGCTTCACCTACCTGGACTACGTCGAGGCACTGCGCAAGTCCGATGACCTGCCGCGCTTCATCGAGAACGTGATTCGCACCCGCTACGAACACGGCGATATCAGCTACGTCAACCGCAAGCATTTCTTCACCGACTGGGCCCACGCCACGCCGCTCAACGCCCGCGACGTGACCCGCGAAACCAGCCCTGCCAGCACCACGGTCACCAAGGTGCTGAGGACCCCGTCGGCCGGCGGCCAAACCGGCCAGTCGGGCAGTGAAGTGACCCGTGCCATCAACTACATTCCCAGCCAGTTCGTCGACGAGGCCGTCATCAGCCGGCTGCACACCGGCGACTACATCGGCATCTACACCCCGGCCCAGGGCCTGGACGTCACCCACACCGGCATTTTCATCATGACCGACAAGGGCCCGGTGCTGCGCAATGCCTCGGCCCAGTCGAGCCACTACCAGGTCATCGACTCGCCCTTCCTGGCCTATGTGAAAAAGACCCCCGGAATCGTGGTGCTGCGAGCGCTCTGA
- a CDS encoding GlxA family transcriptional regulator: protein MSESPPSGHRQFSRSLKTLNLAYLNESGQAVPTPPPTRRIAFVLLDNFSMMAFTGALDGLVTANLLGRAPLYEMKTFGIDYLQIACDLGISIAADDCISALRPDAADLLIVCGGLRSPLQPAGKLVEKLRQCARASMQLGSLWNGCFQLAHAGLLDGRSCTVHPENRAGLMEICPTVRLLPQPYVIDGGLISCAGANSALGLILNVIRAQQGDELVRGIEAILSCDRSEQTDNMPLARVSRDPRLPVALQSLLDLMENNIEDPLELDQLASYVNLSRRQVDRLFQQFMQSSPKRYYLELRLTRGRQLLLQTNESVINIATACGFVSSAHFSRCFRDFFGHTASEARARHR from the coding sequence ATGTCCGAATCACCCCCGTCGGGGCACCGCCAATTCAGTCGCAGCCTCAAGACCCTGAACCTCGCCTACCTGAACGAGTCGGGCCAGGCAGTGCCGACGCCCCCGCCAACGCGGCGGATCGCCTTCGTGCTGCTCGACAACTTCTCGATGATGGCCTTCACCGGGGCGCTGGACGGGCTGGTCACGGCCAACCTGCTGGGACGGGCGCCGCTGTATGAAATGAAGACCTTTGGGATCGACTACCTGCAGATCGCCTGCGACCTGGGGATTTCGATCGCTGCCGATGACTGCATCAGTGCCTTGCGCCCGGACGCTGCCGATCTGCTGATCGTCTGCGGCGGCCTGCGCAGCCCATTGCAACCGGCTGGCAAGCTGGTGGAGAAACTGCGCCAGTGCGCGCGGGCCTCGATGCAGTTGGGCAGCTTGTGGAATGGCTGCTTCCAGCTGGCCCATGCCGGGCTGCTGGACGGGCGCTCCTGCACCGTGCACCCGGAAAACCGCGCCGGGCTGATGGAAATCTGCCCGACCGTACGGTTGCTGCCACAACCCTATGTGATCGACGGCGGGCTGATCAGCTGTGCCGGTGCCAACAGCGCCCTGGGCTTAATCCTCAACGTGATTCGTGCCCAGCAGGGCGACGAGCTGGTGCGGGGGATCGAGGCGATCCTCAGTTGCGACCGCAGCGAGCAGACCGACAACATGCCGCTGGCGCGGGTCTCCCGTGACCCGCGCCTGCCGGTGGCCCTGCAAAGCCTGCTCGACCTGATGGAAAACAACATCGAGGACCCGCTGGAACTCGACCAGTTGGCGAGCTACGTCAACCTGTCGCGGCGCCAGGTCGACCGGCTGTTCCAGCAGTTCATGCAAAGCTCGCCCAAGCGCTACTACCTGGAGTTGCGCCTGACCCGTGGTCGGCAACTGCTGCTGCAGACCAACGAGTCGGTGATCAACATCGCCACTGCCTGTGGCTTCGTCAGCTCGGCGCATTTCAGCCGCTGCTTCCGCGATTTCTTCGGCCATACCGCCAGCGAAGCCCGCGCGCGTCACCGCTGA
- a CDS encoding hydrogenase maturation protein, whose amino-acid sequence MRSLKIILLSTAFNGLTQRAWLALREAGHEPSVVLFTREEEVCQQIEGSGAQLVICPFLKDRVPEQLWRNTERPVVIIHPGIVGDRGASALDWAISRKLSYWGVTAMQAAEEMDSGAIWATREFEMPAQVRKSQLYNGPVADAALACIHEVVAKFGTDFEPTPLNYDLPEVRGHLQPNMKQSDRSFSWHDSAEFIKRRIDAADGQPGVLANLQGEQYYLYDAHLDSRCGTPGQLLAIHDDAVLVATGDHSLWIGSLRRKPAAGEETFKRPARHVLAGRLDQVPTLDWSIGTHRQCLEAYQPIRYREVGEVGELTFEFYNGAMSTEQCRRLVSALRWARSQNTKVLVFRGGQGSFSNGVHLNVIQAAAVPGLEAWANIRAINDVCRELLSARQLVVSGLTGSAGAGGVMLALAADVVLARDGIVLNPHYKTMGLYGSEYWTYSLPRAVGADLAVQLTQECLPLSTTQALAMGMIQGVGPRCPQAFGEWLMGEAQRLVDEPHMAREDKLAPDLDAMEYCRDLELAQMQQDMVQDRHGFAGKCRNFVLKRKACGTPERLVAPWARPTRTLGVLSC is encoded by the coding sequence ATGCGCTCATTGAAAATCATTCTGTTGTCGACCGCGTTCAACGGTCTTACCCAGCGTGCCTGGCTGGCGCTGCGAGAGGCCGGGCATGAACCCAGCGTGGTGCTGTTCACCCGTGAAGAGGAGGTCTGCCAGCAGATCGAGGGCAGCGGCGCGCAACTGGTGATCTGCCCGTTCCTCAAGGACCGTGTTCCTGAACAGCTGTGGCGCAATACCGAACGTCCGGTGGTGATCATCCATCCGGGGATCGTCGGCGACCGTGGTGCCAGCGCGCTGGACTGGGCCATCAGCCGCAAGTTGTCGTATTGGGGCGTGACCGCGATGCAGGCCGCCGAGGAAATGGACAGTGGGGCGATCTGGGCAACCCGTGAGTTCGAGATGCCGGCCCAGGTGCGCAAGTCGCAGCTGTACAACGGCCCGGTGGCCGATGCGGCCCTGGCCTGCATCCACGAGGTGGTGGCCAAGTTCGGCACCGACTTCGAGCCGACGCCACTGAACTACGATTTGCCAGAGGTGCGTGGGCACCTGCAACCGAACATGAAGCAGAGCGACCGCAGCTTCAGCTGGCATGACAGCGCCGAGTTCATCAAGCGTCGCATCGACGCCGCCGATGGCCAGCCTGGCGTACTCGCCAACCTTCAGGGCGAACAGTACTACCTCTACGACGCCCACCTGGACAGCCGCTGCGGCACGCCGGGGCAACTGCTGGCGATCCATGATGACGCGGTACTGGTCGCCACCGGTGACCACAGCCTGTGGATCGGCTCGCTGCGGCGCAAGCCGGCCGCCGGCGAGGAAACCTTCAAGCGTCCGGCCCGCCACGTGCTGGCCGGTCGCCTGGACCAGGTGCCGACCCTCGACTGGTCGATCGGTACCCATCGCCAGTGCCTGGAGGCCTACCAGCCGATCCGCTATCGCGAGGTGGGAGAGGTCGGCGAGCTGACCTTCGAGTTCTACAACGGCGCCATGAGCACCGAGCAATGCCGCCGGCTGGTCAGCGCCCTGCGCTGGGCCCGCTCGCAGAACACCAAGGTTCTGGTGTTCCGCGGCGGACAGGGCAGCTTCTCCAACGGCGTGCACCTGAATGTCATCCAGGCGGCCGCGGTGCCTGGGCTGGAGGCGTGGGCCAATATCCGCGCGATCAATGATGTCTGCCGCGAGTTGTTGAGCGCCCGGCAACTGGTGGTCAGTGGCCTGACCGGCAGCGCGGGCGCGGGTGGCGTGATGCTGGCGCTGGCTGCAGACGTGGTGCTGGCTCGCGACGGCATCGTGCTCAACCCGCACTACAAGACCATGGGCCTGTACGGTTCCGAATACTGGACCTACAGCCTGCCGCGGGCAGTGGGGGCCGACCTGGCCGTGCAACTGACCCAGGAATGCCTGCCGCTGAGCACCACCCAGGCGCTGGCGATGGGGATGATCCAGGGGGTCGGCCCGCGTTGCCCGCAAGCCTTTGGCGAGTGGCTGATGGGCGAGGCCCAGCGCCTGGTCGACGAACCGCACATGGCCCGTGAGGACAAGCTGGCGCCGGACCTGGACGCGATGGAGTACTGCCGCGACCTGGAACTGGCACAGATGCAGCAGGACATGGTGCAGGATCGCCACGGCTTCGCCGGCAAGTGCCGCAACTTCGTGTTGAAGCGCAAGGCCTGTGGCACTCCGGAGCGGCTGGTCGCGCCCTGGGCCCGACCAACCCGTACGCTGGGCGTGCTGAGTTGCTAA
- a CDS encoding ABC transporter ATP-binding protein, whose product MNALELKSLYKSFGAQTALENINLSIATGSRTAIVGPSGSGKTTLLRMIAGFEFPDSGSIVLDGQPLVDAHTAIPAHQRLIGYVPQDGALFPHMTVADNIGFGLAGKPSEKQPRVAELMQMVALDPQMARRWPHELSGGQQQRVALARALAQRPRLMLLDEPFSALDTGLRAAMRKMVARLLSDAGVTTILVTHDQAEALSFADQLAVMRQGRLVQAGAPMDLYLRPTDEDTALFLGDAVILPARIEDGWAECELGKIAVNNEGLHGQAQIMLRPEQLQLAMPASGEASGSPAVVTDCDFGGNTCTLTVELTNGKRRPLLVRSSGMLAPRVGSQVLVSALGHAHVLG is encoded by the coding sequence ATGAACGCTCTGGAACTCAAATCGCTGTACAAGTCCTTTGGCGCACAGACGGCCCTGGAGAACATCAACCTGTCGATCGCCACCGGCAGTCGCACGGCCATTGTCGGCCCGTCGGGATCGGGCAAGACCACCCTGCTGCGGATGATCGCCGGGTTCGAATTCCCCGACTCGGGCAGCATCGTGCTCGACGGCCAGCCACTGGTCGACGCCCACACCGCGATCCCCGCACACCAGCGCCTGATCGGCTACGTGCCACAGGACGGGGCGCTGTTCCCGCACATGACGGTGGCCGACAACATCGGCTTCGGTCTTGCCGGCAAGCCCAGTGAAAAGCAGCCCCGGGTCGCCGAATTGATGCAGATGGTCGCCCTCGATCCACAGATGGCCAGGCGCTGGCCCCATGAGCTGTCCGGCGGCCAGCAGCAGCGGGTCGCCCTGGCGCGCGCCCTGGCCCAGCGCCCTCGGCTGATGCTGCTCGACGAACCTTTCTCGGCCCTCGACACCGGGCTGCGCGCCGCCATGCGCAAGATGGTCGCGCGCCTGCTCTCGGATGCGGGTGTCACCACCATCCTGGTGACCCACGACCAGGCCGAGGCGCTGTCCTTCGCCGATCAGCTGGCGGTGATGCGTCAGGGACGTCTGGTACAGGCCGGGGCCCCGATGGATCTCTACCTGCGCCCGACCGACGAGGACACCGCGCTGTTTCTCGGCGATGCGGTCATCCTCCCGGCCCGGATCGAGGACGGCTGGGCGGAGTGCGAACTGGGGAAAATTGCGGTCAACAACGAAGGGCTGCATGGCCAGGCGCAGATCATGCTGCGCCCCGAACAGCTGCAGTTGGCGATGCCCGCCTCGGGCGAGGCCTCGGGTAGCCCGGCGGTGGTGACCGACTGCGATTTCGGCGGCAACACCTGCACCTTGACGGTGGAACTCACCAACGGCAAAAGACGCCCGCTGCTGGTTCGCAGCAGCGGGATGTTGGCCCCGAGGGTCGGCAGCCAGGTGCTGGTGTCAGCCCTCGGCCACGCCCACGTGCTGGGTTAG